The following are encoded together in the Streptomyces tsukubensis genome:
- a CDS encoding TetR/AcrR family transcriptional regulator, giving the protein MTEHEYERERTPEPPVGRRERKKAATRQAIADAALHLFLERGYDDVGIREIAEAADVSTTTVFKHFTGKEALVFDREESTDARLIAAVRERPAGRSVLDALRRHVLDTWLPIAAHPQREEFNHLVVSTPALRAYAERMWARHTDTLSAAVADEFGVERDNLACAALARFVLEVPVLAQGRKDRGAAVEEVFDILAHGWRAPTPVGG; this is encoded by the coding sequence ATGACCGAGCACGAGTACGAGCGCGAGCGCACCCCCGAGCCCCCCGTCGGCCGCCGCGAACGCAAGAAGGCGGCCACGCGGCAGGCCATCGCCGACGCCGCACTCCACCTCTTCCTTGAGCGCGGCTATGACGACGTGGGCATTCGGGAGATCGCCGAAGCGGCGGACGTGTCGACGACGACGGTGTTCAAGCACTTCACCGGCAAGGAGGCCCTCGTCTTCGACCGGGAGGAGAGCACGGACGCCCGTCTGATCGCCGCGGTGCGGGAGCGGCCGGCCGGCCGGAGTGTCCTCGACGCCCTGCGTCGGCACGTACTCGACACCTGGCTGCCGATCGCGGCGCATCCGCAGCGGGAGGAGTTCAACCACCTGGTCGTCTCCACGCCGGCCCTGCGCGCGTACGCGGAACGTATGTGGGCCCGGCATACCGACACCCTCAGTGCGGCCGTCGCCGACGAGTTCGGTGTGGAACGCGACAACCTCGCCTGCGCCGCCCTCGCCCGTTTCGTCCTTGAGGTTCCCGTCCTCGCCCAGGGACGGAAGGATCGCGGGGCCGCCGTCGAGGAGGTCTTCGACATCCTCGCCCACGGCTGGCGGGCCCCCACTCCTGTCGGCGGGTGA